A genomic segment from Bradyrhizobium diazoefficiens USDA 110 encodes:
- a CDS encoding iron-containing alcohol dehydrogenase, with protein sequence MHQGRVVYGAIEEVVFGHPAAGAIVAQMDRLGTRRAFLMVSGTLNRQTDEIEKIRQALGARCAGVFDAMPAHTPREAVIAAANAAREVGADLIVTVGGGSITDGAKAVQLCLANGIDDVDGIERIRVHKGVAPEMNAPTVRQISVPTTIAGGEFSAIAGVTDRSTHVKQMLRHPLTVPRATILDPAITVHTPEWLFLSTGIRAVDHCVEAICSRETHPYADAQSVKGLAMLADALPRVKADPADLDARMDAQIGTWLSMGALAAGVPMGASHGIGYVLGAAFDVPHGYTSCIMLPAVMRWNARDNAERQMIVAAAMGFPGHNAADVLDAFIRSLGMPRSLAEVHVSPEHFDAIAEQAMRTPWVPRNPRKIEGPAQLREILLLAA encoded by the coding sequence GTGCACCAGGGACGTGTCGTTTACGGCGCGATCGAGGAGGTCGTCTTCGGCCATCCTGCGGCAGGCGCCATCGTCGCGCAGATGGACCGGCTGGGGACGCGCCGTGCCTTCCTGATGGTCTCCGGCACGCTGAACCGGCAGACCGACGAAATCGAGAAGATCAGACAGGCGCTCGGCGCACGCTGTGCGGGCGTGTTCGACGCCATGCCGGCGCACACGCCGCGCGAGGCGGTGATCGCCGCCGCCAATGCGGCCCGCGAGGTGGGCGCCGACCTGATCGTCACGGTCGGCGGCGGCTCGATCACCGACGGCGCCAAGGCGGTGCAGCTCTGCCTTGCCAACGGCATCGACGATGTCGACGGCATCGAGCGCATCCGCGTGCACAAGGGCGTCGCGCCGGAGATGAACGCGCCGACCGTACGACAGATCAGCGTGCCGACGACCATTGCCGGCGGCGAGTTCAGCGCGATCGCGGGCGTGACCGACCGCAGCACGCATGTGAAACAGATGCTGCGGCATCCGCTCACGGTGCCGCGCGCGACCATCCTCGATCCCGCCATCACCGTGCACACGCCGGAATGGCTATTCCTGTCCACCGGCATCCGCGCCGTGGACCATTGCGTCGAGGCGATCTGCTCGCGCGAGACGCACCCTTATGCCGACGCGCAATCGGTCAAGGGCCTCGCCATGCTCGCCGACGCGCTGCCGCGGGTGAAGGCCGATCCTGCCGACCTCGACGCGCGGATGGATGCGCAGATCGGCACCTGGCTGTCGATGGGCGCGCTTGCGGCCGGCGTGCCGATGGGGGCGAGCCATGGCATCGGCTACGTGCTGGGTGCGGCCTTCGACGTGCCGCACGGCTACACCTCCTGCATCATGCTGCCGGCGGTAATGCGCTGGAATGCGCGCGACAATGCCGAGCGCCAGATGATCGTGGCCGCCGCCATGGGCTTTCCCGGCCACAACGCCGCCGATGTGCTGGACGCCTTCATCCGCTCGCTCGGCATGCCGCGCAGCCTCGCGGAGGTGCACGTCTCGCCCGAGCATTTCGACGCCATCGCCGAGCAGGCGATGCGCACGCCCTGGGTGCCGCGCAACCCGCGCAAGATCGAAGGCCCCGCGCAGTTGCGCGAAATCCTGCTTCTCGCCGCATAA
- a CDS encoding efflux RND transporter periplasmic adaptor subunit produces the protein MSGPDGSEQLVKTHDFVRPRPYAIAGLLAAAFALTGCGQPTSQAAAPPPPPVTVAQPVKRTVTDWDEFTGRFEAVEEVQVRPRVGGFVNSVEFQDGAIVHQGDLLYVIDPRPFEAVAEQADGQLSDARAKVELAKRELDRGLNLVQTSAVSEQVVDQRRQALQAAHAAEVQAEGALKAAKLNIEFTHVTAPLTGRVSRHLVSPGNLVQGSDTGTSTLLTSIVALDPIYVYFDMDETTFIKYSKLWFEGKRPSSRDTANPVQVTLAGETKPSHEGTINFLDNRLDVSTGTLRSRAVIKNTDLSILPGQFGRVRLIGSAPYEALLIPDVAVATDQSRKIVFVVKPDDTVEARPVVLGPIDDGLRVIREGLKADDRVIVNGIQRARVGAKVAPSPAPAPAGGKPGDKS, from the coding sequence ATGAGCGGACCGGATGGAAGCGAGCAACTTGTCAAAACGCACGATTTCGTTCGGCCGCGGCCTTACGCCATCGCCGGCCTTCTCGCCGCGGCGTTTGCACTCACCGGTTGCGGACAGCCGACCTCGCAGGCCGCGGCCCCGCCACCTCCGCCGGTGACGGTCGCCCAGCCGGTCAAGCGCACCGTCACCGATTGGGACGAATTCACCGGCCGCTTCGAGGCCGTGGAGGAGGTGCAGGTGCGCCCCCGTGTCGGCGGTTTCGTCAACTCCGTCGAATTCCAGGACGGCGCCATCGTGCACCAGGGCGATCTGCTCTACGTCATCGACCCGCGCCCGTTCGAGGCGGTGGCGGAGCAGGCGGACGGTCAGCTCTCCGATGCGCGCGCCAAGGTGGAGCTTGCCAAGCGCGAGCTCGATCGCGGCCTCAACCTGGTGCAGACCAGCGCCGTCTCCGAGCAGGTCGTCGATCAGCGCCGCCAGGCCTTGCAGGCCGCGCACGCGGCGGAAGTGCAGGCCGAAGGCGCGCTCAAGGCCGCCAAGCTCAACATCGAATTCACCCATGTGACCGCGCCCCTCACGGGCCGCGTCAGCCGCCATCTCGTCAGCCCCGGCAATCTCGTGCAGGGCAGCGACACCGGCACCTCGACGCTGCTCACCTCGATCGTCGCGCTCGATCCGATCTACGTCTATTTCGACATGGATGAGACGACGTTCATCAAATACAGCAAGCTCTGGTTCGAAGGTAAGCGCCCGAGCTCGCGCGATACGGCGAACCCGGTGCAGGTGACGCTGGCCGGCGAGACCAAGCCCTCGCATGAGGGCACCATCAACTTCCTCGACAACCGCCTCGATGTCTCCACCGGGACCCTGCGCAGCCGCGCCGTGATCAAGAACACCGATCTGTCGATCCTGCCCGGCCAGTTCGGCCGCGTCCGCCTGATCGGCAGCGCGCCCTACGAGGCGCTGCTGATCCCGGATGTCGCCGTTGCGACCGACCAGTCCCGCAAGATCGTGTTCGTGGTCAAGCCTGATGACACCGTCGAAGCGCGTCCCGTGGTGCTTGGGCCGATCGACGATGGCCTGCGCGTGATCCGCGAAGGGTTGAAGGCTGACGACCGCGTCATCGTCAACGGCATCCAGCGCGCCCGCGTCGGCGCCAAGGTCGCTCCGTCTCCCGCGCCCGCGCCGGCCGGCGGCAAGCCCGGTGACAAGTCATGA
- a CDS encoding efflux RND transporter permease subunit, with protein sequence MNLGRLSINQPILAMVLSIVLLIVGALAYTTLPVSEYPQVVPPTVVVTTQYPGASAQTVSDTVAAPIEQQINGVEDMLYLYSQATSNGQLTITVTFKLGTDLDKAQVLVQNRVAIAQPQLPDEVQRNGVVTRKNSPDILMVVFMLSPDDSFDQLYISNYALLQVRDQLLRIDGVGDIQIFGARDYSMRLWLDPDRIANLGLTSTEVLAAIRAQNVQIAGGQIAEPPIADRAFQPNLTFTGRLKDQKQFEDILIKAGSDGRTVRLRDVARIELGALAYSTNSFLLRKSAVAMLVTQRPGSNALATAKHISDTMTKLKESFPKGLDYNIGYNPTEFIAQSVHELIKTIYEAMLLVVIVVLVFLQGWRPAIIPIIAIPVSLVGTFAVMAALGFSINNLTLFGLVLAVGIVVDDAIVVVENVERHLEHGLSRRDAALKTMEEVGGALVSIALVLCAVFVPTAFLGGISGQFFQQFAVTIAVATAISCFCSLTLSPALASQILTPHEEKRPPASWNVVARGWNAFTGVFNRTFDRLAHGYAGLANFVIRHSVVMLLIYVVLIGSAGWLIGTTSQGFIPAQDRGYVIISVQLPGAASLARTTEIVREIERISLDTPGIIRVAAFAGFSGATRTQAGNAAALFPVFDEPEVRLKKGLTANAITAELRKRLAAIQGAFIIVIPPPAVPGIGTGGGFTIRIQDRQGRGPELLASATDELVAAARKSPSLLAPTVFSPFSANTPQLFVDIDRTKAQKLGVPIANINDTIQTYFGSTYVNDFNLFGRTYHVTAQADFPFRKEPSDLARLRTRNASGDMVMLGSVVDFKDVSGPDRVARYNLYAASELQGEPAPGTSSTTALNAIKKLADDTLPSGFTFEWTDLSYQQVTGGNAGLLVFPICVLFVYLVLAAQYGSWTLPFAVILIVPMCLLAATIGVRIMGQDVNILTQIGFVVLVGLAAKNAILIVEFARDIENEGKPRLEAVIDACRLRLRPILMTSFAFILGVLPLVVSTGSGSEMRQAVGVAVFFGMLGVTLFGLLFTPIFYVVVRNLAEGKNDGKPKVAM encoded by the coding sequence ATGAACCTTGGCCGCCTCTCCATCAACCAGCCCATCCTGGCGATGGTGCTGTCGATCGTGCTGCTGATTGTCGGCGCGCTCGCCTATACAACGCTGCCGGTCTCTGAATATCCGCAGGTGGTGCCGCCGACCGTCGTCGTCACCACGCAATATCCCGGCGCCTCCGCGCAGACCGTGTCCGACACGGTCGCCGCTCCGATCGAGCAGCAGATCAACGGCGTCGAGGACATGCTGTATCTCTACAGCCAGGCGACCTCGAACGGGCAATTGACGATCACCGTCACCTTCAAGCTCGGCACCGACCTCGACAAGGCACAGGTGCTGGTGCAGAACCGCGTCGCGATCGCGCAGCCGCAACTGCCGGACGAGGTGCAGCGCAACGGCGTCGTCACCCGCAAGAACTCGCCCGACATCCTGATGGTCGTGTTCATGCTGTCGCCCGACGACAGCTTCGACCAGCTCTACATCTCCAACTACGCGCTGCTGCAGGTCCGCGACCAGCTGCTTCGCATCGACGGCGTCGGCGACATCCAGATCTTCGGCGCGCGCGATTATTCGATGCGGCTGTGGCTCGATCCCGACCGGATCGCAAATCTCGGTCTGACCTCGACCGAGGTGCTGGCGGCGATCCGTGCCCAGAACGTGCAGATCGCGGGCGGACAGATTGCCGAGCCGCCGATCGCCGATCGCGCCTTCCAGCCGAACCTCACCTTCACCGGACGCCTGAAGGACCAGAAGCAGTTCGAGGACATCCTGATCAAGGCCGGCTCCGACGGCCGCACGGTGCGGCTGCGCGACGTCGCCCGGATCGAGCTCGGGGCGCTGGCGTATTCCACCAACAGCTTCCTGTTGCGCAAGTCGGCGGTCGCGATGCTGGTGACGCAGCGACCGGGATCGAACGCGCTCGCGACGGCCAAACACATCTCCGACACGATGACGAAGCTCAAGGAGAGTTTTCCAAAAGGCCTCGACTACAATATCGGCTACAACCCGACCGAGTTCATCGCGCAGTCGGTCCACGAGCTGATCAAGACCATCTACGAGGCCATGCTGCTCGTGGTTATCGTGGTGCTGGTGTTCTTGCAGGGCTGGCGGCCCGCGATCATTCCGATCATCGCGATCCCGGTTTCGCTGGTCGGCACCTTTGCGGTGATGGCGGCGCTCGGCTTCTCCATCAACAATCTCACGCTGTTCGGTCTCGTGCTCGCGGTCGGCATCGTGGTCGATGACGCCATCGTGGTGGTGGAGAATGTGGAGCGCCATCTTGAGCACGGCCTGAGCCGGCGCGATGCCGCGCTGAAGACCATGGAAGAGGTCGGCGGCGCGCTGGTCTCGATCGCGCTGGTGCTGTGCGCGGTGTTCGTGCCGACCGCATTTCTGGGCGGCATTTCCGGGCAGTTCTTCCAGCAATTCGCCGTCACCATTGCGGTTGCGACCGCGATCTCCTGCTTCTGCTCGCTGACGCTGTCACCGGCGCTGGCCTCGCAGATCCTGACGCCGCACGAGGAGAAGCGGCCGCCGGCGAGCTGGAACGTCGTCGCGCGCGGCTGGAATGCCTTCACCGGCGTCTTCAACCGCACGTTCGACCGTCTCGCGCATGGCTATGCCGGCCTTGCCAATTTCGTGATCCGGCACTCGGTGGTGATGCTGCTAATCTATGTCGTGCTAATCGGCAGCGCAGGCTGGCTGATCGGGACGACGTCGCAGGGCTTCATCCCGGCGCAGGACCGCGGCTACGTCATTATCTCAGTGCAGTTGCCGGGTGCGGCATCGCTGGCGCGGACCACCGAGATTGTCCGAGAGATCGAGCGGATCTCGCTGGACACGCCAGGCATTATCCGCGTGGCCGCCTTCGCCGGCTTCTCGGGCGCGACACGAACGCAGGCCGGCAATGCGGCGGCGCTCTTCCCCGTGTTCGATGAGCCCGAGGTGCGGCTGAAGAAGGGCCTGACCGCGAATGCCATCACGGCCGAGCTGCGCAAGCGCCTCGCCGCGATCCAGGGCGCCTTCATCATCGTGATTCCGCCACCCGCCGTGCCCGGAATCGGCACGGGCGGCGGCTTCACCATCCGCATCCAGGACCGCCAGGGCCGAGGGCCCGAGCTGCTGGCATCCGCGACCGACGAGCTCGTCGCCGCCGCCCGCAAATCGCCCTCGCTGCTGGCTCCGACGGTGTTCTCGCCGTTCTCAGCCAACACGCCGCAGCTCTTCGTCGACATCGACCGCACCAAGGCGCAGAAGCTCGGTGTACCCATCGCCAACATCAACGACACGATCCAGACCTATTTCGGATCGACCTATGTCAACGACTTCAACCTGTTCGGCCGCACCTACCACGTCACCGCGCAGGCCGATTTCCCGTTCCGCAAAGAGCCGAGCGATCTCGCGCGGCTGCGCACGCGCAACGCCTCCGGCGACATGGTGATGCTCGGCAGCGTGGTCGACTTCAAGGATGTCTCGGGGCCCGACCGCGTCGCGCGCTACAATCTTTACGCGGCGTCCGAGCTCCAGGGCGAGCCGGCGCCTGGGACGAGCTCGACCACCGCGCTCAACGCCATCAAGAAGCTCGCCGACGACACCCTGCCGAGCGGCTTCACCTTCGAGTGGACGGATCTCTCGTACCAGCAGGTCACCGGCGGCAACGCGGGCCTGCTGGTATTCCCGATCTGCGTGCTGTTCGTCTATCTCGTGCTCGCCGCGCAATATGGCAGCTGGACCCTGCCGTTCGCGGTGATCCTGATCGTGCCGATGTGCCTGCTAGCGGCCACCATCGGCGTCCGCATCATGGGGCAGGACGTCAACATCCTCACCCAGATCGGCTTCGTCGTGCTGGTGGGACTGGCGGCGAAGAACGCGATCCTGATCGTCGAGTTCGCGCGCGACATCGAGAACGAAGGCAAGCCGCGGTTGGAGGCCGTGATCGACGCCTGCCGCCTGCGTCTGCGGCCGATCCTGATGACCTCCTTCGCCTTCATTCTCGGCGTGCTGCCGCTGGTGGTCTCGACGGGCTCCGGTTCGGAAATGCGCCAGGCCGTCGGCGTCGCCGTCTTCTTCGGCATGCTCGGCGTCACCCTGTTCGGGCTTCTGTTCACGCCGATCTTCTATGTGGTGGTGCGCAACCTGGCTGAGGGGAAGAACGACGGGAAGCCGAAGGTCGCAATGTGA
- a CDS encoding ABC transporter substrate-binding protein: MKSALLAAVATSALLLAAPASAQGVKIGILNDQSGVYADYGGKWSVEAARMAIEDFGGEVLGQKIELVTADHQNKPDLASSIARRWYDVENVDMITELTTSSVALAIHELSKEKKKIDIVVGAATSRLTGDACQPYGFHWAYDTRALGVGTGGALTKAGGDTWYFLTADYAFGYALEKDTSEIVTANGGKVVGSVRVPLNSSDFSSFLLQAQSSKAKIVGLANAGLDTTNSIKQASEFGIVASGQKLAGLLMTLAEVNGLGLQAAQGLVLTEGYYWDLNDKTRNLGERFLKRTGRMPSMIHAGTYSATLSYLKAVKAAGTKDPEAVAKKLKELPVDDDFAQGGKVLENGRMVHDMYLFEVKKPAESKKPWDYYKLLATVPGDKAFFTAKDSGCPLTK, from the coding sequence ATGAAATCAGCCCTTTTGGCCGCCGTCGCAACCTCGGCCCTGCTGCTGGCAGCACCGGCCTCCGCGCAAGGCGTCAAGATCGGCATCCTCAACGACCAGTCCGGCGTCTATGCAGACTACGGCGGCAAATGGTCGGTCGAAGCGGCCAGGATGGCGATCGAAGATTTTGGCGGCGAGGTGCTCGGTCAGAAGATCGAGCTCGTCACCGCCGACCACCAGAACAAGCCGGATCTGGCGAGCTCGATCGCGCGGCGCTGGTACGATGTCGAGAACGTCGACATGATCACGGAGCTGACGACCTCCTCGGTCGCGCTCGCGATCCACGAGCTCTCCAAGGAAAAGAAAAAGATCGACATCGTGGTGGGCGCCGCGACCTCGCGCCTCACCGGCGATGCCTGCCAGCCCTACGGCTTCCACTGGGCCTATGACACCCGCGCGCTCGGCGTCGGCACCGGCGGCGCGCTGACCAAGGCCGGCGGCGACACCTGGTACTTCCTCACCGCGGACTACGCCTTCGGCTACGCGCTGGAGAAGGACACCAGCGAGATCGTCACCGCCAATGGCGGCAAGGTGGTCGGCTCGGTGCGCGTGCCGCTCAATTCCTCGGACTTCTCTTCCTTCCTGCTGCAGGCGCAGAGCTCCAAGGCCAAGATCGTGGGCCTCGCCAATGCCGGCCTCGACACCACCAACTCGATCAAGCAGGCGTCCGAGTTCGGCATCGTCGCCAGTGGTCAGAAGCTCGCGGGCCTCTTGATGACGCTGGCCGAAGTGAACGGCCTCGGCTTGCAGGCCGCGCAAGGCCTGGTGCTGACCGAGGGCTATTACTGGGATCTCAACGACAAGACCCGCAATCTCGGCGAACGTTTCCTCAAGCGCACCGGGCGGATGCCGAGCATGATCCATGCCGGCACCTATTCGGCGACGCTGAGCTATCTGAAAGCGGTCAAGGCCGCCGGCACCAAGGATCCGGAAGCCGTCGCCAAGAAGCTGAAGGAGCTGCCGGTCGACGACGACTTCGCGCAGGGCGGCAAGGTTCTCGAGAACGGCCGCATGGTCCACGATATGTATCTGTTCGAGGTCAAGAAGCCCGCGGAGTCGAAGAAGCCCTGGGACTATTACAAGCTGCTCGCCACCGTCCCCGGCGACAAGGCGTTCTTCACCGCCAAGGACAGCGGCTGCCCGCTGACGAAGTGA
- a CDS encoding MAPEG family protein, which yields MYHLTALVTLLAIAFYFFATINVSRARARTGIKVPATSGHPDFERAFRIQVNTLEWMPIFLPSLWLFAIYISDALAAGIGALWIVGRIVYFIGYSQAAAKRGPGFLIQAIAAIALWVGAIGAAVSRLV from the coding sequence ATGTATCACCTCACCGCCCTCGTCACGCTGCTGGCGATTGCGTTTTATTTCTTCGCCACCATCAACGTCTCGCGCGCGCGAGCGAGGACGGGCATCAAGGTGCCGGCGACCTCAGGACACCCGGACTTCGAGCGCGCCTTCCGCATCCAGGTCAACACGCTGGAATGGATGCCTATCTTCCTGCCGTCGCTCTGGCTGTTCGCGATCTACATCAGCGACGCCCTCGCAGCCGGGATCGGCGCGCTCTGGATCGTCGGCCGCATCGTCTATTTCATCGGTTATTCGCAGGCCGCCGCAAAGCGCGGCCCGGGCTTCTTGATCCAGGCCATCGCAGCCATTGCGCTATGGGTAGGGGCGATCGGGGCGGCGGTGTCGCGGCTGGTGTGA
- a CDS encoding lipocalin-like domain-containing protein, which yields MSADKISRRAFAGGIAALALARHAGAQGYAGLGETADGFAKVTPGKTFAFPADHGPHPEFRIEWWYLTANIVDSSGAACGLQWTLFRQAAQPGPQGEGWANQQIWMAHAAVTRADTHRFSELFSRGGIGQAGVEAKPFTAWIDDWEMKGLERTDDRTLAPLTLKASGTNFSYALTLEADRAVVLQGDGGFSRKSERGQASYYYSQPFYRARGTLTIDDKPVDVSGQAWMDREWSSQPLDADQTGWDWLSLHLASGDKLMLYRLRQKDGKDYPFGNWITATGSTQMISGSDIQMTPKATAEVAGRKLPVEWQIAIPSRSFSIQCKPLNPKAWMGTGFSYWEGPISFAGTHDGVGYLELTGY from the coding sequence ATGAGCGCTGACAAGATCTCGCGGCGCGCATTTGCCGGCGGCATTGCCGCGCTCGCCCTTGCGCGCCACGCCGGCGCGCAAGGCTATGCCGGGCTCGGCGAGACGGCCGACGGCTTTGCGAAGGTCACGCCGGGAAAGACGTTCGCCTTCCCCGCCGATCACGGGCCGCATCCGGAATTTCGCATCGAGTGGTGGTATCTCACCGCGAACATCGTCGACAGCAGCGGTGCGGCTTGCGGCCTGCAATGGACGCTGTTCCGCCAGGCGGCGCAGCCGGGACCGCAAGGCGAAGGCTGGGCCAATCAGCAGATCTGGATGGCGCATGCGGCGGTGACGCGCGCCGATACCCATCGCTTCAGCGAGCTGTTTTCGCGCGGCGGGATCGGACAGGCCGGCGTCGAAGCGAAGCCCTTCACGGCGTGGATCGACGATTGGGAGATGAAGGGTCTTGAGCGCACCGACGATCGCACTTTGGCGCCCCTGACGCTGAAGGCCTCCGGCACGAACTTCAGCTATGCGCTGACGCTGGAGGCCGATCGTGCGGTGGTGTTGCAGGGTGACGGCGGCTTCAGCCGCAAGTCGGAGCGCGGCCAGGCCTCCTACTATTACAGCCAGCCGTTCTACCGCGCGCGCGGCACGCTCACCATCGATGACAAGCCGGTCGATGTGTCGGGGCAGGCCTGGATGGACCGCGAGTGGAGCAGCCAGCCGCTCGACGCCGACCAGACCGGCTGGGACTGGCTGTCGCTGCATCTTGCATCCGGCGACAAGCTGATGCTGTACCGGCTGCGGCAGAAGGACGGCAAGGACTATCCGTTCGGCAACTGGATCACCGCCACCGGCAGCACGCAGATGATCTCGGGCAGCGACATCCAGATGACGCCGAAGGCGACCGCCGAGGTCGCGGGGCGCAAGCTGCCGGTGGAGTGGCAAATCGCCATCCCCTCGCGCTCGTTCTCAATCCAATGCAAGCCGCTCAATCCAAAGGCCTGGATGGGGACCGGCTTCTCCTATTGGGAAGGGCCGATCAGCTTTGCCGGCACGCATGACGGTGTTGGCTATCTCGAGCTGACCGGGTATTGA
- a CDS encoding ABC transporter permease: MRRALWVLAVLLSHWRRHRMQFATLLIGLIAATALWSGVQAINQQARNAYDRAAATFGGVRTPMLVAPNAATFPQDLFVRLRRAGWPVSPVLEGRVQINGRSVRLLGIEPVTLPVDVGNAPRLGAADLTSFVAPPGRTLVAKETLNDLQEQEGAAPPISSGATLPPLHVQPQLVPDVLVVDIGVAQKLLNKPDQVSRLLIGKPKGKPAPLASVVGDRLQRVEPNAETELERLTDSFHLNLTAFGLLSFFVGLFIVNSAVGLAFEQRLPMLRTLRACGASARLVNTVLVIELVALALVAGLIGLVCGYFIAAALLPDVAASLRGLYGAQIPGQLSLQPEWWLAGIGISVAGALVAAATSLIKAIRMPVLATAQPYAWQQRQRRWLILQSIAACMVFAVALLLLHYGESLIAGFGVLAALMLGAALILPAFLDIILLIGQRAARGPLSLWFWADSRQQLSGLSLALMALLLALAVNVGVSTMVETFSRTFVGWLNGRLAADVYISASDNAQGVAIRNWLKERSEVQAILSGGRAETQVQGQPVELFGLPDHALYRERWPLLETAPRAWTQLVPGNAAFISEQLSRRLNVRVGDVVEVPAPGGTWELDIVGIYADYGNPKGQLAVNVAALIRHFPQTPQTRIGLIVARDKIPDLIAALQKRFALDDRSVADQATVKAESIRIFNRTFAVTSALNAFTLGVAGIALLTSLLTLANSRLPQLAPLWAIGITRPRLAAIELTKTLSVALFTSLLAVPLGLLVAWCLIAIVNVKAFGWRLPFHVFPLQLVELVAVALVASLLAALLPVARLARMQPANLVKVFANER, from the coding sequence ATGAGGCGCGCGCTGTGGGTCCTCGCGGTGCTCCTGAGCCATTGGCGGCGGCACAGGATGCAGTTCGCGACACTTCTGATCGGGCTGATCGCCGCGACTGCGCTGTGGAGCGGCGTGCAGGCGATCAACCAGCAGGCCCGCAATGCCTATGACCGCGCCGCGGCGACGTTCGGCGGCGTGCGGACGCCGATGCTGGTCGCACCCAATGCGGCGACCTTTCCGCAAGACCTGTTCGTCAGGCTCCGCCGCGCAGGCTGGCCGGTCTCGCCGGTGCTGGAGGGCCGCGTCCAGATCAACGGGCGCTCGGTGCGGCTGCTCGGCATCGAGCCGGTGACGCTGCCGGTGGATGTCGGCAACGCGCCACGCCTTGGTGCCGCGGACCTGACGAGCTTCGTCGCGCCGCCCGGCCGGACGCTGGTGGCGAAAGAGACGCTGAACGACTTGCAGGAGCAGGAGGGCGCGGCGCCGCCGATCAGCAGCGGCGCAACACTGCCGCCGCTGCACGTGCAGCCGCAGCTCGTGCCCGACGTGCTGGTGGTCGATATCGGCGTGGCGCAGAAGCTCCTGAACAAGCCGGACCAAGTCTCGCGATTGCTGATCGGCAAGCCGAAGGGCAAGCCGGCGCCGCTGGCGAGCGTCGTCGGCGACCGGCTGCAACGGGTCGAGCCGAATGCGGAGACGGAGCTGGAGCGTCTCACCGACAGTTTCCATCTCAACCTCACCGCCTTCGGCCTGTTGTCGTTCTTCGTCGGCCTGTTCATCGTCAATTCGGCCGTGGGTCTTGCCTTCGAGCAGCGACTGCCGATGCTGCGCACGTTGCGAGCCTGCGGCGCCTCGGCGCGCCTCGTCAACACGGTGCTGGTGATCGAGCTGGTGGCGCTGGCGCTGGTCGCCGGACTGATCGGGCTCGTCTGCGGCTATTTCATCGCGGCCGCGCTGTTGCCCGACGTCGCGGCGTCGCTGCGCGGGCTCTATGGCGCGCAGATCCCGGGGCAACTCAGCTTGCAGCCCGAATGGTGGCTCGCCGGCATCGGCATCAGCGTTGCCGGCGCGCTCGTTGCGGCCGCGACCAGCCTGATCAAGGCGATCAGGATGCCGGTGCTGGCGACCGCGCAGCCGTACGCCTGGCAGCAGAGGCAGCGCCGCTGGCTGATCCTGCAAAGCATTGCGGCGTGCATGGTGTTCGCGGTCGCGCTGCTGCTGCTTCACTATGGCGAATCGCTGATCGCAGGCTTCGGCGTGCTGGCGGCGCTGATGCTGGGCGCGGCACTGATCCTGCCGGCCTTCCTCGACATCATCCTGCTCATAGGCCAGCGCGCAGCGCGAGGACCGCTCTCGCTGTGGTTCTGGGCGGACAGCCGGCAGCAGCTCTCCGGGCTGTCGCTGGCACTGATGGCGCTGCTGCTCGCGCTCGCCGTCAATGTCGGCGTCTCCACCATGGTGGAAACCTTCAGCCGCACCTTCGTCGGCTGGCTCAACGGGCGGCTCGCGGCCGACGTCTACATCAGCGCTTCCGACAATGCGCAAGGCGTCGCGATCCGGAACTGGCTGAAGGAGCGCAGCGAAGTCCAGGCGATCCTGTCGGGCGGCCGCGCCGAGACGCAAGTCCAGGGCCAGCCGGTGGAGCTGTTCGGCCTGCCCGATCACGCACTCTATCGCGAGCGCTGGCCGCTGCTGGAGACTGCGCCACGCGCCTGGACCCAGCTGGTGCCGGGCAATGCCGCCTTCATCAGCGAGCAATTGAGCCGCCGCCTCAACGTCCGCGTCGGCGACGTCGTCGAGGTGCCGGCGCCGGGCGGGACCTGGGAGCTCGACATCGTCGGCATCTATGCCGATTACGGCAATCCCAAGGGACAGCTGGCCGTGAATGTCGCGGCGCTGATCCGTCACTTTCCGCAGACGCCACAGACGCGGATCGGCCTCATCGTCGCGCGGGACAAGATTCCGGACTTGATCGCGGCCTTGCAGAAGCGGTTTGCACTCGACGACCGCAGCGTCGCCGACCAGGCGACGGTGAAGGCGGAATCGATCCGCATCTTCAACCGCACCTTTGCGGTGACATCGGCGCTGAACGCTTTCACGCTCGGTGTCGCCGGCATCGCGCTGCTGACCAGTCTTTTGACGCTGGCCAACTCCCGCCTGCCGCAGCTCGCACCGCTGTGGGCGATCGGCATCACGCGGCCGCGCCTCGCCGCGATCGAATTGACCAAGACGCTGTCGGTGGCGCTGTTCACCTCGCTGCTGGCCGTGCCGCTCGGGCTGCTGGTGGCGTGGTGCCTGATTGCGATCGTGAATGTGAAGGCGTTCGGCTGGCGGCTGCCGTTCCATGTGTTCCCGCTGCAACTCGTCGAGCTGGTCGCGGTCGCGCTGGTCGCCTCGCTGCTGGCCGCGCTGCTGCCGGTCGCACGGCTGGCGCGGATGCAGCCGGCGAACCTCGTCAAGGTGTTTGCCAATGAGCGCTGA